One Methylophilus sp. TWE2 DNA segment encodes these proteins:
- the rnhA gene encoding ribonuclease HI, which produces MYADGACKGNPGVGGWGVWLKAGPHEKSLYGGEALTTNNRMELTAVIQGLQAVKKPSHIKIYTDSSYVQKGMTEWLPGWKQKQWRTADKKPVKNADLWQILEALAQPHQIEWIWVRGHAGNEGNERADALANQGVLTV; this is translated from the coding sequence ATGTACGCTGACGGTGCTTGCAAAGGCAACCCTGGCGTCGGTGGTTGGGGAGTTTGGCTCAAAGCCGGGCCCCATGAGAAGTCGCTATATGGCGGTGAAGCATTAACCACCAATAATCGGATGGAACTCACAGCGGTGATTCAAGGTCTGCAAGCGGTCAAAAAACCCTCTCATATCAAAATTTATACCGATTCCAGCTATGTACAAAAAGGCATGACTGAATGGTTGCCGGGATGGAAGCAAAAGCAATGGCGCACTGCAGACAAAAAACCGGTCAAAAATGCTGACCTATGGCAGATACTGGAAGCCCTGGCCCAGCCACACCAGATTGAGTGGATATGGGTCCGTGGACATGCAGGTAATGAAGGTAACGAACGCGCAGATGCCTTGGCGAATCAAGGTGTACTGACAGTTTGA
- the dnaQ gene encoding DNA polymerase III subunit epsilon has translation MRQIFLDTETTGLYPDQGHRIIEIAAVEIFNRRPTQRHFHIYINPEREIDPGAQEVHGISLEFLQDKPLFAAIANEFIEFIRGAELIIHNAPFDVGFLNMELARLNLDKLESYISGIIDTLKMAKEMRPGQRNNLDALCRHYGIDNSQRTLHGALLDAELLAEVYIAMTRGQESLLMDLSSPAEHVSQTSLTVDLSMIKLVTADEEELVAHQQYVEGLAKSGATPW, from the coding sequence ATGAGACAGATTTTTCTCGATACAGAAACCACAGGCTTGTATCCCGATCAGGGACATCGCATTATCGAAATTGCGGCCGTGGAAATTTTCAATCGCCGTCCCACGCAGCGTCACTTTCATATCTATATCAATCCTGAACGGGAGATTGATCCCGGTGCGCAAGAGGTACATGGTATCTCGCTTGAATTCCTGCAAGATAAACCTTTGTTTGCGGCCATCGCTAACGAGTTTATTGAGTTCATTCGTGGTGCCGAGCTGATTATCCATAATGCGCCATTTGACGTCGGCTTCCTGAACATGGAGTTGGCCAGACTAAACCTGGACAAGCTGGAATCATATATCAGCGGTATTATTGATACCCTGAAAATGGCCAAGGAAATGCGCCCGGGACAACGTAACAACCTCGACGCCTTGTGCCGCCACTATGGGATAGATAACTCTCAGCGAACCTTGCACGGCGCCTTGCTCGATGCCGAGTTGCTGGCTGAAGTCTATATTGCGATGACGCGCGGTCAGGAAAGTCTGCTGATGGACTTATCCAGTCCGGCGGAGCATGTGAGCCAGACCAGCCTGACGGTGGATTTGTCGATGATCAAGTTGGTGACGGCAGATGAAGAAGAGTTGGTTGCTCATCAACAATACGTTGAAGGACTTGCCAAATCAGGCGCCACGCCATGGTGA
- a CDS encoding class I SAM-dependent methyltransferase, producing the protein MSPSRPASSETTVLKSTGFETMALGQYIAQHEAALYAQTVADVFGFHALQIGWPAYDLLESCRIPYKFSLQQMTSPNASLLSEAEYLPFAEHSVDLVCMPHVLEQCADPQQTLREAFRVLLPEGTLILTGICPFSYLGVRARFGQFKQAGQFRRLFTAWRLRDWLNVLGFEVVQSGRLVHALPVNDPDWLARQSWLERWGKHSCGATGGVYFLIAKKRVLNVRLLKPEWKKLPLNPALQVRKGHSGMQKHTQKQLECADVKSTMDRNVR; encoded by the coding sequence TTGTCACCTAGCCGGCCTGCTTCCTCTGAAACGACTGTTTTAAAATCCACTGGCTTTGAAACAATGGCATTGGGCCAGTATATTGCGCAGCATGAAGCGGCGCTATACGCCCAAACTGTCGCCGATGTGTTTGGCTTTCATGCCTTGCAAATAGGCTGGCCTGCGTATGACTTGTTGGAAAGCTGCCGCATTCCTTACAAGTTCTCACTGCAACAGATGACCAGCCCCAATGCCTCCTTGTTGAGTGAAGCTGAATATTTGCCTTTTGCCGAGCATTCGGTAGATTTAGTTTGTATGCCACATGTGCTGGAGCAATGTGCCGATCCGCAGCAAACTTTGCGTGAGGCATTTCGCGTGCTGCTACCGGAGGGAACATTGATATTGACTGGCATTTGTCCTTTCAGTTACCTGGGGGTTCGTGCCAGGTTCGGGCAATTCAAACAAGCTGGTCAATTTCGACGGCTATTTACGGCCTGGCGCTTGCGTGATTGGCTGAATGTATTGGGATTCGAAGTCGTGCAAAGCGGCAGGCTGGTGCACGCACTCCCAGTAAATGATCCCGACTGGTTGGCACGGCAGTCTTGGCTGGAGCGGTGGGGGAAACACAGTTGTGGTGCAACAGGCGGCGTATATTTCTTGATCGCCAAAAAAAGGGTATTAAACGTACGCCTGCTCAAGCCGGAGTGGAAAAAGTTGCCGCTTAATCCGGCGCTACAAGTGCGAAAAGGCCACTCCGGCATGCAAAAACACACACAAAAACAGTTAGAATGCGCGGATGTCAAATCAACAATGGATAGAAATGTACGCTGA
- the queD gene encoding 6-carboxytetrahydropterin synthase QueD, producing the protein MEITTRLEFDAGHRIPDHKSQCRNLHGHRYAIEITLSGDIIQAEHASENGMVMDFADVKRIARETIVDRWDHAFLVYQGDAEVLNFLNSLPNHKTIIFPTIPTAENMAAEAFKLLKAQYRDTFGNQLKLVRVRLYETPNSWTDAFDQV; encoded by the coding sequence ATGGAAATTACTACACGCTTGGAATTTGATGCTGGACATCGCATTCCTGATCACAAGAGTCAATGCCGCAATTTACACGGCCATCGTTACGCCATAGAAATTACCCTGTCAGGGGATATTATCCAGGCTGAACACGCTTCAGAAAATGGAATGGTGATGGATTTTGCCGACGTAAAGCGTATTGCCCGTGAAACCATAGTCGACCGCTGGGACCACGCCTTTCTGGTTTACCAAGGTGATGCAGAAGTTCTGAACTTTCTGAACAGCCTCCCCAACCATAAAACCATTATCTTCCCAACCATTCCCACTGCCGAAAATATGGCAGCAGAAGCCTTTAAATTACTTAAGGCACAGTATCGGGATACTTTTGGCAATCAGTTAAAACTCGTCAGGGTCCGCCTGTATGAGACACCGAACAGCTGGACAGATGCGTTTGATCAGGTGTAG
- a CDS encoding glutathione peroxidase, translating to MRGLILMLFGLLGMPLAKAECLPIYQHQFKTLQGQTVDFCQFQDKPVLVVNTASKCGFTPQFEALESLYEQYKDKGLVIIGFPSNDFRQEPGNNKQIGDFCKLTYSVKFPMVEKSSVTGSNANSLYQQLIKQTGQAPQWNFYKYVILPGGQKVYSFNSMTRPESEDILGKIKPYLK from the coding sequence ATGCGAGGTTTGATATTAATGTTGTTCGGGTTGCTTGGTATGCCGTTGGCCAAGGCAGAGTGTTTACCTATATACCAGCATCAATTTAAAACCTTGCAGGGTCAAACTGTCGATTTTTGTCAATTTCAAGACAAACCCGTGCTTGTGGTCAATACCGCCAGTAAATGTGGTTTCACGCCACAATTTGAAGCGCTGGAGTCCTTATATGAGCAATATAAAGATAAAGGCCTGGTCATTATTGGATTCCCTTCAAATGATTTCAGGCAAGAGCCAGGCAATAACAAGCAGATTGGTGACTTCTGCAAACTGACCTATTCTGTCAAGTTCCCCATGGTAGAGAAATCCAGTGTCACAGGTAGTAACGCAAATTCCCTATACCAGCAACTTATCAAGCAAACCGGCCAGGCGCCTCAGTGGAATTTCTATAAATATGTCATTTTGCCTGGTGGTCAGAAGGTTTACTCATTTAACAGCATGACGCGACCAGAGAGTGAAGATATCCTGGGCAAAATCAAACCTTACCTTAAATAA
- a CDS encoding PEP-CTERM sorting domain-containing protein — MTSISTPVPEPESMSLIAIGLGLIGVIVLRKR, encoded by the coding sequence ATGACCTCTATTAGCACACCTGTGCCAGAGCCAGAAAGCATGAGTTTAATTGCCATTGGTTTGGGGCTCATTGGCGTGATCGTCCTTAGAAAAAGGTAA
- the queF gene encoding preQ(1) synthase — MNEHLLGGKPTAQPSKTLETFDNPNPGRDFHIHMEIPEFTCLCPKTGQPDFAVIYLDYIPNKLCVELKSLKLYIWSFRDEGCFHEAVTNQILDDLVAAIDPKFMRVTAKFYVRGGIFTNVVAEHRAAGWQPQPYVELSQFSAQSNIRG; from the coding sequence ATGAACGAACATTTACTCGGTGGCAAACCAACGGCCCAACCTAGCAAAACACTGGAAACTTTTGATAACCCCAACCCTGGCCGAGACTTTCATATTCATATGGAAATCCCGGAGTTTACCTGCCTGTGCCCAAAAACCGGCCAACCTGATTTCGCAGTGATTTACCTGGACTACATTCCCAACAAATTATGCGTGGAATTGAAGAGCCTGAAGCTGTATATCTGGTCATTCCGCGATGAAGGCTGCTTCCATGAAGCCGTGACCAACCAGATTCTGGACGACTTGGTCGCTGCGATTGATCCAAAATTTATGCGTGTCACCGCCAAATTCTATGTGCGTGGCGGGATCTTTACCAATGTCGTGGCAGAACATCGCGCCGCGGGTTGGCAACCGCAACCATATGTTGAGTTATCGCAATTTTCTGCGCAAAGTAATATCCGCGGATAA
- a CDS encoding cell division protein ZipA C-terminal FtsZ-binding domain-containing protein, translating to MSDLWMILVLLGVSIVLAVVVFNWWQEKKYRRDVEYRFSHTRGDVLDTESSSKEKESFKRNAAEKQAVSEEVEGWMSEPRVRQSPKVEPDFSVSQATSSKKPVGDKNGLNLNKQPGSNPSSNPDHFGSSIQPVVAPVAEIPSLVAQESIPEVAQLPEENEFEPLSAPRVVAENPALPSAVHTAMDWVGLIDAPLGVMLAELEDMQAEVRTFPQHATLWAQSSISGDWQDVLSLDAKAMQDQTPASQVACSLQLADRGGPVDEETLKRFQKSMETLARALGLTVSWQGGYEPSQQAQSIDAFCIEVDKAVEFHVLANQGMFHATKLRGLAEACGMQLSDEGRFELFNTLGQLEFSVRNYEGKPFSADMLKSAVMTGMTFQLDIPTTPNSLQVFDHMVEIAQNMASSLSGSLIDVNRKPIGDVQLDKIRQQLRNISNAMAAQGIVPGSSHAKRLFS from the coding sequence ATGTCTGATTTGTGGATGATATTGGTGTTGCTAGGGGTCAGCATCGTTCTGGCAGTGGTGGTGTTTAACTGGTGGCAGGAAAAAAAATATCGCAGAGACGTTGAATACCGCTTTAGCCATACGCGTGGCGATGTGCTGGATACTGAGTCATCCAGCAAAGAAAAAGAATCCTTCAAGAGAAATGCTGCCGAAAAACAGGCTGTGTCAGAAGAGGTTGAAGGCTGGATGTCCGAACCTCGTGTGCGCCAGTCTCCAAAGGTTGAGCCTGACTTTTCCGTGAGTCAAGCAACCTCATCTAAAAAGCCTGTGGGTGACAAAAACGGTTTGAATTTAAACAAACAGCCTGGCTCAAATCCGTCGTCTAACCCTGATCACTTTGGTTCAAGCATACAGCCCGTTGTAGCGCCAGTGGCTGAGATACCTTCACTGGTTGCCCAGGAATCGATTCCTGAAGTTGCACAACTTCCTGAAGAAAATGAATTCGAACCGTTATCAGCTCCTAGAGTAGTGGCAGAAAATCCAGCGCTACCTTCTGCTGTGCACACCGCCATGGATTGGGTTGGCCTGATAGATGCACCCTTGGGTGTCATGCTGGCCGAGCTGGAGGATATGCAAGCTGAGGTCAGAACTTTTCCGCAACATGCCACTTTGTGGGCACAAAGCTCGATCAGCGGGGACTGGCAGGACGTACTGAGCCTGGATGCCAAAGCCATGCAAGACCAGACGCCAGCCAGCCAAGTAGCCTGTAGCTTGCAACTGGCTGACCGGGGTGGTCCCGTGGATGAAGAAACCCTGAAACGCTTCCAGAAATCCATGGAAACGTTGGCGCGTGCATTAGGCCTGACCGTGAGCTGGCAGGGCGGTTATGAACCCTCGCAGCAAGCGCAGTCCATTGATGCTTTCTGCATTGAGGTTGACAAGGCTGTTGAGTTTCATGTGCTCGCCAACCAGGGCATGTTCCATGCGACCAAGCTGCGTGGGCTGGCTGAAGCCTGCGGCATGCAGTTGAGCGATGAGGGACGTTTCGAGTTGTTCAATACACTAGGCCAATTAGAATTCTCTGTCCGTAATTATGAAGGCAAACCATTTTCTGCAGACATGTTGAAATCTGCTGTGATGACTGGCATGACCTTTCAGCTGGATATTCCTACTACCCCAAATAGTTTGCAGGTGTTTGATCATATGGTTGAGATTGCACAAAATATGGCAAGTAGTTTAAGTGGCAGCTTGATTGATGTTAATCGCAAGCCGATTGGTGACGTGCAACTGGATAAAATCCGCCAGCAGCTCAGAAATATTTCCAATGCAATGGCCGCACAAGGGATTGTTCCCGGCAGTAGCCACGCTAAACGCCTCTTTTCTTAA
- the smc gene encoding chromosome segregation protein SMC: MRLTHLKLAGFKSFVDPTTIHLHGQRVGVVGPNGCGKSNVMESVRWVLGESSAKEMRADAMDAVIFNGSSNRKPISRASVELIFDNSLGGASGEWSQYAEISVKRVIERDKGSTYYINNIAVRRRDVADLFLGTGLGGRAYAIIGQNTISRIVEARPEELRVFLEEAAGISKYKERRRETELRLRDTRENLERVEDISRELNKQIIKLEAQAVVTQKYHALQAAFKLAEAQWWWLRKRDAVLAYEAASQAVEKAVNGLEAQMAALRSSELQLELSRQQHQDASNQLHIAQAAFYEANAQVSNLSLQVKQSEEARDRLLQQQQQLHAQRERSGQQYQQLQVQLSEKTAALALAETTVAEKAEALRMLQQGLPQQSAQLQLVQQAAHQAQQAVQHSRQQTQLEQNNAQFLQRNLNEVSQRLQQLQRELEQWTLPDMQVMSLYQQQLTDQQAALDNEEQSLNQLRSQENSQQQALQQARQDWQQAQRNLHQLEAEIQSLQKLQQSSKQDQQLGPWLQKTGLQSVPRLWQAVQIQSDWQSALEAFLGHKLNALLPEQLSGWAQWPHPHAALAVAQPAEVSEASATQWQGLPSLYSLLTIKQPAVAGALQHWLAGVYVLEDMQQLAQYQSQLPVGVSLLTRNGDVYQRYSVVYHGRQTHMQGVLERQQHLDSLQADLEPAQKAVFSSQQLTQRIEQDLQVIRQQQQQSHQRIKQLTTSMHELQMQVSSIQQTHDNAVRRQTSLQQDLAQAEAKQASLGNELALAQGRMAEYEAQFAGLEQAAREAQSHKQQTEQRYFNLRDSVQQAEKAQQSQEFEQTLLKNAVNDLQQRLVYNAQETEHLQHRLAEIEQALTISNMEALKANLAQALTQQHHCEQALAQARNQLAQQEAALQQQERDRMQVEQQLHPLRDAVEQKRLKQQECRLQVEQCQQALADTGLNEEDIQQGLDLLTSVQTQAQATQKLQQQIQQLGPVNMAAIEELATEKERKGYLDSQLKDLLTASETLDEAIQKIDRETRGKLRATFDEANRNFGELFQTLFNGGNAKLELLGDEILDTGVQVFAQPPGKKNTTIQLLSGGEKALTAMALVFALFRLNPAPFCLMDEVDAPLDDSNTERFCQLVRVMSEKTQFLFVSHNKITMEMSQQLIGVTMQESGVSRIVDVDIEEAIRMHAA; the protein is encoded by the coding sequence TTGCGTCTGACACATTTAAAACTGGCGGGGTTCAAGTCTTTTGTCGATCCGACCACCATTCACCTGCATGGACAGCGTGTAGGGGTGGTTGGTCCTAACGGCTGTGGCAAATCCAATGTCATGGAGTCAGTGCGTTGGGTACTTGGTGAATCATCAGCAAAAGAAATGCGTGCCGATGCCATGGATGCCGTGATTTTCAACGGATCATCCAACCGAAAACCCATTTCACGTGCCAGTGTTGAACTGATTTTTGATAACAGCCTTGGCGGCGCGAGCGGTGAGTGGAGCCAGTATGCTGAAATCTCCGTCAAACGAGTGATTGAGCGAGATAAAGGCTCGACATATTACATTAATAATATTGCCGTGCGCAGGCGCGATGTTGCAGACCTTTTTTTGGGGACTGGCCTTGGTGGGCGGGCTTATGCAATTATCGGCCAGAATACGATTTCACGGATTGTAGAAGCACGGCCTGAAGAGTTGCGTGTGTTCCTCGAAGAGGCTGCCGGCATCAGTAAATATAAGGAGCGCAGGCGGGAGACGGAACTCAGGTTACGCGATACCCGCGAGAATCTGGAGCGAGTAGAGGACATTTCCCGTGAACTCAATAAACAGATTATCAAGCTTGAGGCCCAAGCAGTAGTCACACAAAAATACCATGCTTTGCAGGCAGCCTTTAAGCTGGCTGAGGCACAGTGGTGGTGGTTGCGTAAGAGAGATGCTGTGCTGGCTTATGAAGCTGCTTCGCAAGCGGTAGAAAAGGCCGTGAATGGACTAGAAGCCCAAATGGCAGCTTTACGCAGTAGTGAATTGCAACTGGAGTTGAGCCGACAACAGCATCAAGATGCCTCCAACCAATTGCACATTGCACAAGCCGCCTTTTATGAGGCCAATGCGCAGGTGTCTAATCTTTCCTTACAGGTCAAGCAGTCCGAAGAAGCGCGTGACCGTTTATTACAACAGCAGCAACAATTACATGCCCAGCGTGAACGCAGTGGCCAGCAATATCAGCAGTTACAGGTGCAATTGTCTGAGAAGACAGCAGCCCTCGCCCTCGCAGAAACAACGGTTGCCGAGAAGGCAGAGGCGTTACGGATGTTGCAACAGGGCTTGCCTCAGCAGTCAGCACAGTTGCAACTCGTCCAGCAAGCGGCGCATCAGGCACAACAGGCTGTGCAGCACAGCCGCCAGCAGACGCAACTGGAGCAAAATAATGCGCAATTTTTACAACGAAACCTTAATGAGGTATCACAGCGTTTACAGCAATTGCAGCGTGAATTAGAACAGTGGACATTACCGGATATGCAGGTAATGTCGCTTTATCAACAGCAGTTAACTGACCAGCAAGCTGCGCTGGATAATGAAGAGCAGTCTTTAAATCAGCTGCGTAGTCAGGAGAACAGCCAGCAGCAAGCCTTGCAACAGGCCAGGCAAGATTGGCAGCAGGCCCAGCGAAATTTGCATCAGCTGGAAGCTGAAATCCAGTCCCTGCAGAAATTGCAGCAAAGCAGCAAGCAAGACCAGCAGTTGGGGCCCTGGTTGCAAAAAACAGGCCTGCAATCGGTACCTCGCCTATGGCAGGCTGTGCAGATTCAGTCTGATTGGCAATCGGCACTGGAAGCGTTTCTTGGCCATAAATTGAATGCCTTGTTGCCTGAACAATTATCCGGTTGGGCACAGTGGCCCCATCCGCACGCGGCACTGGCGGTTGCACAGCCAGCTGAGGTGAGTGAAGCTAGCGCTACGCAATGGCAGGGATTGCCCAGCTTGTATAGTTTGTTGACGATCAAGCAACCCGCTGTGGCTGGTGCCTTGCAACATTGGCTGGCGGGTGTGTACGTCCTGGAAGATATGCAGCAACTGGCACAGTATCAGTCCCAGTTGCCCGTTGGCGTATCATTATTGACAAGAAATGGTGATGTTTACCAGCGGTATAGTGTGGTGTATCACGGACGCCAGACTCACATGCAAGGTGTCTTGGAACGGCAACAGCATCTGGATAGCCTGCAGGCTGATCTTGAGCCTGCACAAAAAGCCGTTTTCTCAAGCCAGCAGCTTACGCAGCGCATAGAACAGGATTTGCAAGTCATTCGCCAACAGCAGCAGCAATCGCATCAGCGTATCAAGCAACTCACGACCAGTATGCACGAATTGCAAATGCAGGTCTCAAGTATTCAGCAAACGCATGATAACGCTGTGCGCCGGCAAACCTCCTTGCAACAGGATTTGGCGCAGGCTGAAGCCAAACAAGCGAGCCTGGGTAATGAGCTGGCTTTAGCACAGGGCCGGATGGCTGAATATGAAGCGCAATTCGCTGGTTTGGAGCAAGCGGCACGCGAAGCGCAATCGCACAAACAGCAAACTGAGCAACGTTATTTCAATCTGCGTGACAGCGTGCAACAGGCTGAAAAGGCCCAGCAATCGCAAGAGTTCGAGCAAACTCTGCTCAAAAATGCCGTCAATGACTTGCAGCAACGTCTGGTCTACAACGCGCAGGAGACTGAACATTTACAACACCGTCTGGCTGAAATTGAGCAAGCGTTAACCATCAGTAATATGGAGGCACTTAAAGCCAATTTGGCGCAGGCGCTCACGCAGCAGCATCACTGTGAGCAGGCGCTCGCGCAGGCCAGAAACCAGTTGGCACAACAAGAGGCGGCATTGCAGCAGCAGGAACGCGACCGCATGCAGGTAGAGCAGCAATTACACCCTTTGCGCGATGCTGTGGAGCAAAAGCGCCTCAAGCAGCAGGAATGCCGTTTGCAAGTAGAACAATGTCAGCAGGCGCTGGCAGACACTGGGCTGAATGAAGAGGACATTCAGCAAGGGCTGGATTTATTAACATCTGTGCAAACCCAGGCGCAAGCCACACAGAAACTGCAGCAGCAAATCCAGCAATTGGGTCCTGTGAACATGGCGGCCATTGAAGAACTGGCGACAGAAAAAGAGCGCAAAGGTTATTTGGACAGCCAGCTCAAAGATTTGCTAACGGCCAGTGAAACACTGGATGAAGCCATACAGAAAATTGACCGGGAAACACGTGGAAAACTACGCGCAACCTTTGATGAAGCCAACCGCAATTTTGGCGAGCTGTTCCAGACACTGTTTAATGGTGGAAATGCCAAGTTGGAGTTGCTAGGGGATGAAATCCTGGACACGGGTGTGCAGGTGTTTGCACAGCCTCCGGGCAAGAAAAATACCACCATTCAATTGCTGTCTGGCGGCGAAAAGGCATTAACGGCAATGGCGCTGGTATTTGCCTTGTTCCGTTTAAATCCAGCGCCATTCTGCCTGATGGACGAAGTGGATGCGCCGCTGGATGATAGTAATACCGAGCGTTTTTGCCAGCTGGTACGCGTGATGTCCGAAAAAACACAGTTTCTCTTCGTGTCACACAACAAAATCACCATGGAAATGTCTCAACAGCTCATTGGCGTCACCATGCAGGAGTCGGGCGTATCACGGATTGTCGATGTAGATATCGAAGAAGCGATCCGCATGCATGCGGCTTAA
- the gloB gene encoding hydroxyacylglutathione hydrolase, giving the protein MQETSASIEIVALPAFSDNYLWLIHDGKHALIVDPGDAEVVESALKTRNLQLDAILLTHHHADHTDGAAALQQRWQCPVYAPDSAHKAYETLQARRVKTGDHIEFEHFHALSCEILGLPGHTLDHIAYYIGHRHLFSGDVLFGAGCGRLFEGTPSQMYASLQTIATLPEETLIYPAHEYTMHNIAFALTVEPGNAQLKQRAHDAASLLAQHTPTLPTNLRLELATNPFLRCEEISRHPEFKDRHAIDVFTELRRRRNDF; this is encoded by the coding sequence ATGCAAGAAACTTCTGCAAGCATAGAAATCGTTGCGCTACCGGCATTTAGCGACAATTATTTATGGTTAATACATGATGGAAAGCACGCACTGATTGTTGACCCAGGTGACGCTGAGGTGGTTGAAAGTGCTTTAAAAACTCGCAATCTGCAGCTCGATGCGATTTTACTCACACATCATCATGCTGACCACACAGACGGTGCCGCCGCACTGCAACAGCGCTGGCAATGCCCGGTTTACGCACCTGACTCTGCTCACAAGGCTTACGAGACACTACAGGCAAGGCGAGTCAAAACCGGTGACCATATTGAGTTCGAGCACTTTCACGCGCTTTCTTGCGAAATTTTAGGCTTGCCCGGCCACACACTGGACCACATTGCCTACTATATCGGCCATCGCCATCTTTTTAGTGGAGATGTCTTGTTTGGTGCCGGTTGTGGCCGATTGTTTGAAGGGACGCCTTCGCAGATGTATGCCTCTCTGCAAACTATCGCAACCTTGCCTGAAGAAACCCTGATTTACCCTGCTCACGAATATACTATGCACAATATTGCATTTGCGCTGACCGTCGAGCCTGGCAATGCACAATTGAAACAAAGAGCACATGATGCAGCATCCTTGCTTGCACAGCACACACCCACCCTTCCAACCAATCTGCGTTTAGAGCTGGCCACCAATCCATTTTTACGTTGTGAGGAAATCTCGCGACATCCTGAATTCAAGGACCGTCATGCCATTGATGTATTTACCGAACTACGTCGCCGCCGGAATGACTTTTAG